CACCGAGTGATGTAAGTTAAAATATCgcatcttacctcacacataatgtcgttttctgattggtcttctgcgtgacgagcgaacgctttaaccactaaggtACCCCCACAGCACCCAATCTAGTTTAAAGGGACTCAAGTGATTAGGGGACAAGTTTAACTCCAGCCTGTTACAAAGCTTAATTATTTAACAATCGCTTACATGGACAAGTGGTTACTCAAGAGCATTCGCCAACAGTCCCAATCACTTCAAATTTCggtacagagttgcgtcccttacaTTAACCAGGTTCCGAGATTTACCAGATCATGATCCATATTTTTAGGCAAACCACTTGAGTTGAAAGACTTATCACATTAAGTTTATCACATTAAGCCAGGATACTGTGACATGTAGGAAATACGAAAACACTACAATCATCTCACACAACTACCTGTTTGGCTGCAACTAGCAGCGTTATCCACacgttaatgtttcatatatgTCTTGACTATAATGTAACATCAATTCAAAAACATCGTTTCCCTCTCTATTGTCAGTGTGTTCGTCTTTGTTACCATGATTACAATTGCGTTCATACGCCATCCTACGAACACCCAATACTAATCATGCGTAATACTGCACTACGTATGTCATTCTAGTCGTACGcataatattttgatattaacGACATACTGACCGAACGTGAAGCTGCACTTCGTACACGGAATACAGACGTCCTCCTACTAATGTATGTGTACAATACacattgttgtgatgcatcCACCATTCTTGCCCTATGCCttattccaatacacaaaacacACCAGGGACGGTGATACTGTAAACATCACAGATTATGAGACATTCACACCTTTGTCATACGTTCTCCGTAGACGAGTTAGTGTGTCTAGTTTTACctcgcacccagcaatattccagcttcatggtgtatatggtggcggtctgtaaataaccgagtctggaccagacaatccggtgatcaataaCTTGAGCATCGATATCGATCTGTGGAATTGGGAATGGATGAAacgcgagcctgactacccgatcccgttagtcgccccgtacgacaagcatagtcgcattttatagTAAGCATGGGtctcctgaaggcctattctaccacggatcGTCACTGATCTCTCTGTTAAAAGACATACATAACACTGTGCACAAAGCATATAGTGTAATCACCACTGAAGACAAACCTGCGAATAACTGCAATACTCACGGCAACCACAATACGTAGTACTGTAAGATGCAAGAGACTGAGTCAGCAGTGCGGTTTGATAGtggttttgcttgtttgttgtctaacgccacgctcagcaatattaccgCTACATGGTTTGGTccaggcaatcaagtgatcaacatcataagcatcaggctacgcaattgggacacaatgacatgtgccacaCATACGTAATACACACAACAAATCTTATTCGTAATGTTTGAATATACCCTGGACACCAACAACAGACGATATTGTAATACAGCACCAATACGTAATCCAGACATACTCCCTGGATACCGGCAACACGTAGTTCTGTAATTCTCAAGGCATTACAGAAATGCGTAACGCTGCAAGCCGCACAACACAGTAGTAATACTTCACACTGTAGCAGTAGCAGGTCCGTGTGTTTATTCatcacatgaaaaaaaaacacaaacaaacaaacgtgcCAGAAACATGGATAATATGAGTGTTGAACGTACAGCTGTTCTCGAGTTCCACTGAGAAGTCATACACGTGAAGACGTCCCCAACTCTAACAGATGAACCTCACTGACCGGCAGTTCCATATACTTGAAGCGGTCTGGGGCACAACATATGGGCTATACACTGTAATGATGCTTTAGACAGTTTGTAAGGACATCCGCTAtggtaaacagcaaaagaaactcttgtcaggtttttatacagaagacataaacatgaacgcttccTTTCATGAGATTTCTTTTTTCGAAATTTTCAGCATATTTGCTTTTGCAAAACTGGTGTCCAATCGATTACGTCACTGAGAGAAAAGCAAGGTTTGGCACGTACACAGAGCCAGGATAACTTGCAGAAATCGTCTCGGACCATGGACTTTACCAAAAGACAAGACTATAATGTAGTTCTTCGGTGTCCAAATGTAAATACAATGCAAACTAAACTATGCAAATACATATATTTCGTACGTAACAGTCATGGACAATGTCATTCTTTAGATGCGAGTATGCAAAATAAACTGTCCAAAACGAAAATATGTATTTCGTCTTTAACATTCCCGGATTTTGGTACGCACAATGTCACTCTTTAGACAGGACTTGTCCCGTGTCCATATCTTCCCTGTGCATCTTCCTAAGGTGCCGCTGCAGAAGACTTCGGACAGTGAAATGCTTGCCGCACACACGACAGGTAAACGCTTTggtgaattgaggcaaacgagcCGGTCTCCGAGCCCGcctttgtctcacagtcccaagCTGTGCCACTGCCTTTCTTATTCTGGCGGGAACAGGATTACTAAAAAATTGGGTTTCGTATTGTGTTGCGAGTCCACACTCATTTTGGGCGGTTCTGTTGACACACTTCTTCTGAACGTCCCCTGGAGGATTAGAATGTTCATGGTGTGTTGGCAGTAACTGTGAATGTAACACTTGTGAACTTGGCTTCTGAACTCGAAATCTTGCAGACTCAGGGATTGGGTCAACATTGCAGCCAGTGAGATGATTCTCCACATGTTTTGAAAGGACATGTACACTTGTTGAACGGTAGAAACAAAGAGCACAGGCATAAGGCTTCCTTGCAAAGTCGTCGAAGTCGGAAATGAGTCTAGCAAAACGACCGGTATCTGGAGGATGAGTCAGTACATCCCCTGGACTCGACGACAGAGAGGGAGACAAACTGACTAGTGTGGGCTTGGGTTGATCTGCCACTGTGGACGAGTCTTTGTTGGGATTTGGCACATGAGGTTTTGCAAACTTCGGTTTCCTTTGAAGAACAGCACCAGAGGACCTGGCCCTGTTTCTTGAGAACCCAGATTGCCCAAACTTCATCCTAACTAAGGAGTCAGCCATTGCTTTCCGACAGAAGGGTTTATGTTTGATAAGACTGGCTTCTTTCGAGAAGGGTTGGTTGCAACCCTCACACCTGAACACTGTCGCAGAATGTTTGCTTCTGTGTTTCTGTAACGTCAAAACATTGCATGTTCGGAAGGAGCATAGACTACAACTGTAAATCCTCTGTACTGTCTTTGATCCAAGGCACGATTTCTTGTGATTCATTAGCTCCTTGACCGAGGCATATATTCCACGACAGTTCTCACAACAGAACTGTCTGATAGGCACAGTAACGGTGGCCTGCTTGCTACTGTTAAGAGACAGAAGCTCTCTGACACGACTCTGTTTCTGTAACTGACTCTTGCTACCCACATCAGGTGTTGCCGATCGACTGATTTTACCATTTTGTTTCGCTGTCTGACTAATCGGTATGTTTCCCTGAGAGGTGACCGAAACAGGTTCAGGTGCCTGACGAGGATACGCATAATCTCTGTTGTTTGGGCGATTGTTAACACTGCAGTCCGTGATAAGCAACTCGGGGCCAGGTTTAGCTTTCTCGTGTTCATCATCATCTATCACCACACAATCCCCGGATAAGGCATCCCCTTGGATCACTTCACTGTATGACACACCTTCAACCTCATTTACAACACGTGCATCATCGTAGGCGAGAGCTGTGCTGCTTGTGTCTTGAAGAAATGACATATTAGAGGACGGAGCCGTCTGAGCAGTGGGTTGGTGGTAGGGATTGTAGTGCTGAACCATCGAGGTATGCGTGCCTTCAGTCCCAGCATCGCCGCCAACGACGTTATGGACCGTCAGTCTGTGATGGTCAACCAAGGCTTGTACTTTGAAAGGCTTCAGACAAATATCACATGCAAATTCGTGAGTATAGTGACTCTTCATGTGACGGGTCAGGTCTGACTTGTAGGAAGTGGAGTAGGGGCAGATCTCACAGCTCACCATCACACTTCCTGATGTGGGGCCGTGACTGTTTGGACACTTCATCTGGTGGAACACAAGCGTGGACTGGGATGTGAATGAGGCATGACAGTCTTTACACGACACAAG
This genomic stretch from Haliotis asinina isolate JCU_RB_2024 chromosome 4, JCU_Hal_asi_v2, whole genome shotgun sequence harbors:
- the LOC137281234 gene encoding zinc finger protein 572-like, with the protein product MAMKPEPVELEGEEASRLNQGSVYPMQLIQNETQNNRTFYTEQADTRATADINNDIDAIIASTSGNFRQSDNLDQLCEETNELKPIQEKHHSAVSEILLGREQSQPGARGKHYQDSHFPTYTISRGEVELNSKFLPKKYKCALCLYKTSYKSDLNRHMRRHANGRELVSCKDCHASFTSQSTLVFHQMKCPNSHGPTSGSVMVSCEICPYSTSYKSDLTRHMKSHYTHEFACDICLKPFKVQALVDHHRLTVHNVVGGDAGTEGTHTSMVQHYNPYHQPTAQTAPSSNMSFLQDTSSTALAYDDARVVNEVEGVSYSEVIQGDALSGDCVVIDDDEHEKAKPGPELLITDCSVNNRPNNRDYAYPRQAPEPVSVTSQGNIPISQTAKQNGKISRSATPDVGSKSQLQKQSRVRELLSLNSSKQATVTVPIRQFCCENCRGIYASVKELMNHKKSCLGSKTVQRIYSCSLCSFRTCNVLTLQKHRSKHSATVFRCEGCNQPFSKEASLIKHKPFCRKAMADSLVRMKFGQSGFSRNRARSSGAVLQRKPKFAKPHVPNPNKDSSTVADQPKPTLVSLSPSLSSSPGDVLTHPPDTGRFARLISDFDDFARKPYACALCFYRSTSVHVLSKHVENHLTGCNVDPIPESARFRVQKPSSQVLHSQLLPTHHEHSNPPGDVQKKCVNRTAQNECGLATQYETQFFSNPVPARIRKAVAQLGTVRQRRARRPARLPQFTKAFTCRVCGKHFTVRSLLQRHLRKMHREDMDTGQVLSKE